A part of Aegilops tauschii subsp. strangulata cultivar AL8/78 chromosome 2, Aet v6.0, whole genome shotgun sequence genomic DNA contains:
- the LOC109733622 gene encoding uncharacterized GPI-anchored protein At3g06035, whose translation MDSRAALFCFLAVASSLLHPARSDGDDNQLLKGINSYRASLKVPALTENSNADCLAEQLAKKFKGQECTNTTGANTVPGTEPQFPDYPQFLDRCHLNASVTEDGQVMPACVPGLVADIVLTNYTKSQYNRFLNDTKYSGIGIANEGDWVVVVLSTSTDSGDYSPAPPGSNWAPSVQPFSWMIVSLVGFVVLLMK comes from the exons ATGGATTCCAGGGCCgccctcttctgcttcctggccGTCGCCTCCTCCCTCCTGCACCCCGCCAGATCTGACG GGGACGACAACCAGCTCCTCAAGGGGATCAACAGCTACAGAGCTTCGCTCAAGGTCCCGGCGCTCACCGAGAACAGCAATGCCGACTGCCTGGCCGAGCAGCTAGCAAAGAAGTTCAAGGGCCAGGAGTGCACCAACACCACCGGAGCCAACACCGTGCCCGGCACCGAGCCGCAGTTCCCCGACTACCCCCAGTTTCTCGACCGCTGCCACCTCAATGCGTCGGTGACCGAGGACGGGCAGGTGATGCCGGCATGCGTGCCCGGCCTTGTGGCCGACATTGTGCTGACCAACTACACCAAGTCCCAGTACAACCGGTTCCTCAACGACACCAAGTACTCCGGCATCGGGATCGCCAACGAGGGGGACTGGGTGGTCGTCGTCCTCAGCACCAGCACCGACTCCGGCGACTACTCCCCTGCTCCCCCGGGCTCCAACTGGGCTCCGTCGGTCCAGCCGTTCAGCTGGATGATTGTTTCGCTGGTAGGGTTCGTAGTTTTGCTGATGAAGTGA